One genomic window of Mustela erminea isolate mMusErm1 chromosome 13, mMusErm1.Pri, whole genome shotgun sequence includes the following:
- the ARVCF gene encoding armadillo repeat protein deleted in velo-cardio-facial syndrome isoform X7: protein MPAELRQEQSPGSQASLATMPEAPEVLEETVTVEEDPGTPTSHVSIVTSEDGTTRRTETKVTKTVKTVTTRTVRQVPVGPDGLPLLDGGPPLGPFADGPLDRHFLLRGGGPAATLSRAYLSSAGSFTDGPEPRDVPSYGSLSRGLGVRPTRGPLGPGPVDGCFTLPGRREAFPAGPEPVPPAGRSQPERFQAEPYGLEDDTRSLAADDEGGPELEPDYGTATRRRPECGRGLRARPYEDVADDGGELMEERPPFPAATAPLAQPERGSLGSLDRVVRRSPSVDSARKEPRWRDPELPEVLAMLRHPVDPVKANAAAYLQHLCFENEGVKRRVRQLRGLPLLVALLDHPRAEVRRRACGALRNLSYGRDTDNKAAIRDCGGVPALVRLLRAARDNEVRELVTGTLWNLSSYEPLKMVIIDHGLQTLTHEVIVPHSGWEREPNEDSKPRDAEWTTVFKNTSGCLRNVSSDGAEARRRLRECEGLVDALLHALQSAVGRKDTDNKSVENCVCIMRNLSYHVHKEVPGADRYQEAEPGPPGGAAGSQRRRRDDAGCFGGKKAKEEWFHQGKKDGDMDRNFDTLDLPKRTEAAKGFELLYQPEVVRLYLSLLTESRNFNTLEAAAGALQNLSAGNWMWATYIRATVRKERGLPVLVELLQSETDKVVRAVAIALRNLSLDRRNKDLIGSYAMAELVRNVRNAQTPPRPGARLEEDTVVAVLNTIHEIVSDSLDNARSLLQARGVPALVALGAASQSVREAKAASHVLQTVWSYKELRGALQKDGWTKARFQSATATAKGPKGAPSPGGFDDSTLPLVDKSFDGEKPGSRDVIPMEALGPDGYSTVDRRERRARGSDPAGEASEKEPLKPDPSRKVPPGPSRPAVRLVDAVGDAKPQPVDSWV from the exons ATGCCGGCCGAACTCAGACAG GAGCAGAGCCCGGGCAGCCAGGCCTCACTGGCCACAATGCCAGAGGCGCCCGAGGTGCTGGAGGAGACCGTGACAGTAGAGGAGGACCCTGGCACCCCTACCTCCCATGTGTCCATTGTCACATCAGAAGACGGCACGACTCGGCGCACTGAGACCAAG GTCACCAAGACGGTCAAGACGGTGACTACGAGGACAGTGCGCCAAGTACCCGTAGGCCCAGATGGCCTACCCCTGCTGGATGGAGGCCCCCCGCTAGGCCCCTTTGCAGACGGCCCGCTGGACCGGCACTTCCTGTTGCGTGGGGGCGGTCCGGCAGCCACACTTTCCCGCGCCTACCTCAGCAGTGCGGGCAGCTTTACCGATGGCCCTGAGCCCCGTGATGTCCCCAGCTATGGCAGTCTCTCCCGGGGGCTGGGTGTGCGGCCCACACGTGGCCCCCTTGGCCCAGGCCCCGTCGATGGCTGCTTCACACTGCCTGGCCGACGTGAGGCCTTCCCTGCAGGCCCCGAGCCTGTGCCGCCAGCTGGTCGCTCCCAGCCGGAGCGCTTCCAGGCAGAGCCATACGGCTTAGAGGATGACACCCGCAGTCTGGCTGCTGACGATGAGGGTGGCCCGGAGCTGGAGCCTGACTATGGTACTGCCACAAGGAGGAGGCCTGAGTGTGGGCGTGGCCTTCGAGCCAG GCCCTATGAGGATGTGGCAGATGATGGCGGTGAGCTGATGGAGGAGCGGCCCCCGTTTCCAGCTGCGACGGCCCCCCTGGCCCAGCCGGAACGGGGCAGCCTGGGCAGTCTGGACAGAGTGGTACGGCGGTCACCCTCAGTCGACAGTGCCCGTAAGGAGCCGCGTTGGCGGGACCCCGAGCTGCCAGAGGTCTTGGCTATGCTGCGACACCCCGTGGACCCTGTGAAAGCCAATGCGGCTGCCTACCTGCAGCACCTGTGCTTCGAGAATGAAGGCGTCAAGCGACGAGTGCGGCAGCTGCGGGGCCTGCCCTTGCTCGTGGCTCTGCTGGACCACCCGAGGGCAGAGGTGCGGCGGCGGGCCTGTGGGGCACTGCGGAACCTCTCTTATGGCCGGGACACAGACAACAAGGCTGCCATCCGGGACTGCGGTGGTGTGCCTGCCCTGGTGCGCCTGCTGCGGGCTGCCCGGGATAACGAGGTCCGAGAGCTCGTCACTG GCACACTCTGGAACCTGTCATCCTATGAGCCCCTGAAGATGGTCATCATTGACCACGGCCTGCAGACGCTGACCCACGAGGTCATTGTGCCCCACTCGGGCTGGGAGCGCGAGCCCAATGAGGATTCCAAGCCAAGGGATGCTGAGTGGACGACAGTCTTCAAGAACACATCGGGCTGCTTGAg GAACGTGAGTTCGGATGGCGCAGAGGCCCGGCGGCGGCTCCGGGAATGTGAGGGGCTGGTGGATGCCCTGCTGCACGCCTTGCAGTCCGCAGTGGGCAGGAAGGACACGGACAACaag tCGGTGGAGAACTGTGTGTGTATCATGCGGAACCTGTCCTACCACGTGCACAAGGAGGTGCCTGGGGCCGACAGGTACCAGGAGGCTGAGCCAGGGCCCCCGGGCGGTGCTGCGGGTTCCCAGCGCCGGAGGAGGGATGACGCCGGCTGTTTCGGTGGCAAGAAGGCCAAAG AGGAGTGGTTTCACCAAG GGAAGAAGGATGGTGACATGGACCGGAACTTTGACACGCTGGACCTTCCCAAGCGAACCGAGGCTGCCAAAG GCTTTGAGCTGCTGTATCAGCCCGAGGTGGTAcgtctctacctctccctcctcACGGAGAGCCGGAACTTTAACACCCTGGAGGCTGCTGCTGGCGCCCTACAGAACCTCAGCGCTGGCAACTGGATG TGGGCCACCTACATCCGTGCCACGGTGCGCAAGGAACGTGGCCTTCCGGTGCTCGTGGAGCTGCTGCAGTCCGAGACTGACAAGGTGGTGCGTGCTGTCGCCATCGCCCTACGCAACCTTTCCCTGGACCGGCGCAACAAGGACCTCATTG GGAGCTACGCCATGGCGGAGCTGGTGCGGAATGTGCGCAACGCACAGACTCCGCCACGACCGGGTGCCCGCCTGGAGGAGGACACGGTGGTGGCCGTGCTCAACACCATCCATGAGATCGTGTCCGACAGCCTGGACAATGCGCGCTCACTGCTACAGGCCCGAGGGGTGCCAGCGCTGGTAGCACTTGGCGCTGCCAG CCAATCGGTGCGCGAAGCGAAGGCTGCCTCCCACGTGCTGCAGACTGTGTGGAGCTACAAGGAGCTGCGCGGTGCCCTACAGAAGGATGGCTGGACAAAGGCACGCTTCCAG TCAGCCACTGCTACTGCTAAGGGACCCAAAGGAGCACCAAGTCCTGGAGGCTTTGACGACAGCACCCTGCCACTGGTGGACAAGAGCTTTG ATGGTGAGAAGCCAGGCAGCCGGGACGTGATCCCCATGGAGGCACTTGGCCCAG aCGGATACTCCACTGTGGACCGGAGGGAGCGGAGGGCTCGAGGTAGTGACCCTGCAGGGGAAGCCTCTGAGAAGGAACCGTTGAAA CCCGACCCCAGCAGGAAGGTTCCTCCTGGGCCCAGCAGGCCCGCAGTCAGGCTGGTGGACGCCGTGGGGGACGCTAAGCCTCAGCCCGTTGACTCCTGGGTCTAG
- the ARVCF gene encoding armadillo repeat protein deleted in velo-cardio-facial syndrome isoform X8, translating to MPAELRQEQSPGSQASLATMPEAPEVLEETVTVEEDPGTPTSHVSIVTSEDGTTRRTETKVTKTVKTVTTRTVRQVPVGPDGLPLLDGGPPLGPFADGPLDRHFLLRGGGPAATLSRAYLSSAGSFTDGPEPRDVPSYGSLSRGLGVRPTRGPLGPGPVDGCFTLPGRREAFPAGPEPVPPAGRSQPERFQAEPYGLEDDTRSLAADDEGGPELEPDYGTATRRRPECGRGLRARPYEDVADDGGELMEERPPFPAATAPLAQPERGSLGSLDRVVRRSPSVDSARKEPRWRDPELPEVLAMLRHPVDPVKANAAAYLQHLCFENEGVKRRVRQLRGLPLLVALLDHPRAEVRRRACGALRNLSYGRDTDNKAAIRDCGGVPALVRLLRAARDNEVRELVTGTLWNLSSYEPLKMVIIDHGLQTLTHEVIVPHSGWEREPNEDSKPRDAEWTTVFKNTSGCLRNVSSDGAEARRRLRECEGLVDALLHALQSAVGRKDTDNKSVENCVCIMRNLSYHVHKEVPGADRYQEAEPGPPGGAAGSQRRRRDDAGCFGGKKAKGKKDGDMDRNFDTLDLPKRTEAAKGFELLYQPEVVRLYLSLLTESRNFNTLEAAAGALQNLSAGNWMWATYIRATVRKERGLPVLVELLQSETDKVVRAVAIALRNLSLDRRNKDLIGSYAMAELVRNVRNAQTPPRPGARLEEDTVVAVLNTIHEIVSDSLDNARSLLQARGVPALVALGAASQSVREAKAASHVLQTVWSYKELRGALQKDGWTKARFQSATATAKGPKGAPSPGGFDDSTLPLVDKSFDGEKPGSRDVIPMEALGPDGYSTVDRRERRARGSDPAGEASEKEPLKPDPSRKVPPGPSRPAVRLVDAVGDAKPQPVDSWV from the exons ATGCCGGCCGAACTCAGACAG GAGCAGAGCCCGGGCAGCCAGGCCTCACTGGCCACAATGCCAGAGGCGCCCGAGGTGCTGGAGGAGACCGTGACAGTAGAGGAGGACCCTGGCACCCCTACCTCCCATGTGTCCATTGTCACATCAGAAGACGGCACGACTCGGCGCACTGAGACCAAG GTCACCAAGACGGTCAAGACGGTGACTACGAGGACAGTGCGCCAAGTACCCGTAGGCCCAGATGGCCTACCCCTGCTGGATGGAGGCCCCCCGCTAGGCCCCTTTGCAGACGGCCCGCTGGACCGGCACTTCCTGTTGCGTGGGGGCGGTCCGGCAGCCACACTTTCCCGCGCCTACCTCAGCAGTGCGGGCAGCTTTACCGATGGCCCTGAGCCCCGTGATGTCCCCAGCTATGGCAGTCTCTCCCGGGGGCTGGGTGTGCGGCCCACACGTGGCCCCCTTGGCCCAGGCCCCGTCGATGGCTGCTTCACACTGCCTGGCCGACGTGAGGCCTTCCCTGCAGGCCCCGAGCCTGTGCCGCCAGCTGGTCGCTCCCAGCCGGAGCGCTTCCAGGCAGAGCCATACGGCTTAGAGGATGACACCCGCAGTCTGGCTGCTGACGATGAGGGTGGCCCGGAGCTGGAGCCTGACTATGGTACTGCCACAAGGAGGAGGCCTGAGTGTGGGCGTGGCCTTCGAGCCAG GCCCTATGAGGATGTGGCAGATGATGGCGGTGAGCTGATGGAGGAGCGGCCCCCGTTTCCAGCTGCGACGGCCCCCCTGGCCCAGCCGGAACGGGGCAGCCTGGGCAGTCTGGACAGAGTGGTACGGCGGTCACCCTCAGTCGACAGTGCCCGTAAGGAGCCGCGTTGGCGGGACCCCGAGCTGCCAGAGGTCTTGGCTATGCTGCGACACCCCGTGGACCCTGTGAAAGCCAATGCGGCTGCCTACCTGCAGCACCTGTGCTTCGAGAATGAAGGCGTCAAGCGACGAGTGCGGCAGCTGCGGGGCCTGCCCTTGCTCGTGGCTCTGCTGGACCACCCGAGGGCAGAGGTGCGGCGGCGGGCCTGTGGGGCACTGCGGAACCTCTCTTATGGCCGGGACACAGACAACAAGGCTGCCATCCGGGACTGCGGTGGTGTGCCTGCCCTGGTGCGCCTGCTGCGGGCTGCCCGGGATAACGAGGTCCGAGAGCTCGTCACTG GCACACTCTGGAACCTGTCATCCTATGAGCCCCTGAAGATGGTCATCATTGACCACGGCCTGCAGACGCTGACCCACGAGGTCATTGTGCCCCACTCGGGCTGGGAGCGCGAGCCCAATGAGGATTCCAAGCCAAGGGATGCTGAGTGGACGACAGTCTTCAAGAACACATCGGGCTGCTTGAg GAACGTGAGTTCGGATGGCGCAGAGGCCCGGCGGCGGCTCCGGGAATGTGAGGGGCTGGTGGATGCCCTGCTGCACGCCTTGCAGTCCGCAGTGGGCAGGAAGGACACGGACAACaag tCGGTGGAGAACTGTGTGTGTATCATGCGGAACCTGTCCTACCACGTGCACAAGGAGGTGCCTGGGGCCGACAGGTACCAGGAGGCTGAGCCAGGGCCCCCGGGCGGTGCTGCGGGTTCCCAGCGCCGGAGGAGGGATGACGCCGGCTGTTTCGGTGGCAAGAAGGCCAAAG GGAAGAAGGATGGTGACATGGACCGGAACTTTGACACGCTGGACCTTCCCAAGCGAACCGAGGCTGCCAAAG GCTTTGAGCTGCTGTATCAGCCCGAGGTGGTAcgtctctacctctccctcctcACGGAGAGCCGGAACTTTAACACCCTGGAGGCTGCTGCTGGCGCCCTACAGAACCTCAGCGCTGGCAACTGGATG TGGGCCACCTACATCCGTGCCACGGTGCGCAAGGAACGTGGCCTTCCGGTGCTCGTGGAGCTGCTGCAGTCCGAGACTGACAAGGTGGTGCGTGCTGTCGCCATCGCCCTACGCAACCTTTCCCTGGACCGGCGCAACAAGGACCTCATTG GGAGCTACGCCATGGCGGAGCTGGTGCGGAATGTGCGCAACGCACAGACTCCGCCACGACCGGGTGCCCGCCTGGAGGAGGACACGGTGGTGGCCGTGCTCAACACCATCCATGAGATCGTGTCCGACAGCCTGGACAATGCGCGCTCACTGCTACAGGCCCGAGGGGTGCCAGCGCTGGTAGCACTTGGCGCTGCCAG CCAATCGGTGCGCGAAGCGAAGGCTGCCTCCCACGTGCTGCAGACTGTGTGGAGCTACAAGGAGCTGCGCGGTGCCCTACAGAAGGATGGCTGGACAAAGGCACGCTTCCAG TCAGCCACTGCTACTGCTAAGGGACCCAAAGGAGCACCAAGTCCTGGAGGCTTTGACGACAGCACCCTGCCACTGGTGGACAAGAGCTTTG ATGGTGAGAAGCCAGGCAGCCGGGACGTGATCCCCATGGAGGCACTTGGCCCAG aCGGATACTCCACTGTGGACCGGAGGGAGCGGAGGGCTCGAGGTAGTGACCCTGCAGGGGAAGCCTCTGAGAAGGAACCGTTGAAA CCCGACCCCAGCAGGAAGGTTCCTCCTGGGCCCAGCAGGCCCGCAGTCAGGCTGGTGGACGCCGTGGGGGACGCTAAGCCTCAGCCCGTTGACTCCTGGGTCTAG
- the ARVCF gene encoding armadillo repeat protein deleted in velo-cardio-facial syndrome isoform X9, producing the protein MPEAPEVLEETVTVEEDPGTPTSHVSIVTSEDGTTRRTETKVTKTVKTVTTRTVRQVPVGPDGLPLLDGGPPLGPFADGPLDRHFLLRGGGPAATLSRAYLSSAGSFTDGPEPRDVPSYGSLSRGLGVRPTRGPLGPGPVDGCFTLPGRREAFPAGPEPVPPAGRSQPERFQAEPYGLEDDTRSLAADDEGGPELEPDYGTATRRRPECGRGLRARPYEDVADDGGELMEERPPFPAATAPLAQPERGSLGSLDRVVRRSPSVDSARKEPRWRDPELPEVLAMLRHPVDPVKANAAAYLQHLCFENEGVKRRVRQLRGLPLLVALLDHPRAEVRRRACGALRNLSYGRDTDNKAAIRDCGGVPALVRLLRAARDNEVRELVTGTLWNLSSYEPLKMVIIDHGLQTLTHEVIVPHSGWEREPNEDSKPRDAEWTTVFKNTSGCLRCGNVSSDGAEARRRLRECEGLVDALLHALQSAVGRKDTDNKSVENCVCIMRNLSYHVHKEVPGADRYQEAEPGPPGGAAGSQRRRRDDAGCFGGKKAKEEWFHQGKKDGDMDRNFDTLDLPKRTEAAKGFELLYQPEVVRLYLSLLTESRNFNTLEAAAGALQNLSAGNWMWATYIRATVRKERGLPVLVELLQSETDKVVRAVAIALRNLSLDRRNKDLIGSYAMAELVRNVRNAQTPPRPGARLEEDTVVAVLNTIHEIVSDSLDNARSLLQARGVPALVALGAASQSVREAKAASHVLQTVWSYKELRGALQKDGWTKARFQSATATAKGPKGAPSPGGFDDSTLPLVDKSFDGEKPGSRDVIPMEALGPDGYSTVDRRERRARGSDPAGEASEKEPLKPDPSRKVPPGPSRPAVRLVDAVGDAKPQPVDSWV; encoded by the exons ATGCCAGAGGCGCCCGAGGTGCTGGAGGAGACCGTGACAGTAGAGGAGGACCCTGGCACCCCTACCTCCCATGTGTCCATTGTCACATCAGAAGACGGCACGACTCGGCGCACTGAGACCAAG GTCACCAAGACGGTCAAGACGGTGACTACGAGGACAGTGCGCCAAGTACCCGTAGGCCCAGATGGCCTACCCCTGCTGGATGGAGGCCCCCCGCTAGGCCCCTTTGCAGACGGCCCGCTGGACCGGCACTTCCTGTTGCGTGGGGGCGGTCCGGCAGCCACACTTTCCCGCGCCTACCTCAGCAGTGCGGGCAGCTTTACCGATGGCCCTGAGCCCCGTGATGTCCCCAGCTATGGCAGTCTCTCCCGGGGGCTGGGTGTGCGGCCCACACGTGGCCCCCTTGGCCCAGGCCCCGTCGATGGCTGCTTCACACTGCCTGGCCGACGTGAGGCCTTCCCTGCAGGCCCCGAGCCTGTGCCGCCAGCTGGTCGCTCCCAGCCGGAGCGCTTCCAGGCAGAGCCATACGGCTTAGAGGATGACACCCGCAGTCTGGCTGCTGACGATGAGGGTGGCCCGGAGCTGGAGCCTGACTATGGTACTGCCACAAGGAGGAGGCCTGAGTGTGGGCGTGGCCTTCGAGCCAG GCCCTATGAGGATGTGGCAGATGATGGCGGTGAGCTGATGGAGGAGCGGCCCCCGTTTCCAGCTGCGACGGCCCCCCTGGCCCAGCCGGAACGGGGCAGCCTGGGCAGTCTGGACAGAGTGGTACGGCGGTCACCCTCAGTCGACAGTGCCCGTAAGGAGCCGCGTTGGCGGGACCCCGAGCTGCCAGAGGTCTTGGCTATGCTGCGACACCCCGTGGACCCTGTGAAAGCCAATGCGGCTGCCTACCTGCAGCACCTGTGCTTCGAGAATGAAGGCGTCAAGCGACGAGTGCGGCAGCTGCGGGGCCTGCCCTTGCTCGTGGCTCTGCTGGACCACCCGAGGGCAGAGGTGCGGCGGCGGGCCTGTGGGGCACTGCGGAACCTCTCTTATGGCCGGGACACAGACAACAAGGCTGCCATCCGGGACTGCGGTGGTGTGCCTGCCCTGGTGCGCCTGCTGCGGGCTGCCCGGGATAACGAGGTCCGAGAGCTCGTCACTG GCACACTCTGGAACCTGTCATCCTATGAGCCCCTGAAGATGGTCATCATTGACCACGGCCTGCAGACGCTGACCCACGAGGTCATTGTGCCCCACTCGGGCTGGGAGCGCGAGCCCAATGAGGATTCCAAGCCAAGGGATGCTGAGTGGACGACAGTCTTCAAGAACACATCGGGCTGCTTGAggtgtgg GAACGTGAGTTCGGATGGCGCAGAGGCCCGGCGGCGGCTCCGGGAATGTGAGGGGCTGGTGGATGCCCTGCTGCACGCCTTGCAGTCCGCAGTGGGCAGGAAGGACACGGACAACaag tCGGTGGAGAACTGTGTGTGTATCATGCGGAACCTGTCCTACCACGTGCACAAGGAGGTGCCTGGGGCCGACAGGTACCAGGAGGCTGAGCCAGGGCCCCCGGGCGGTGCTGCGGGTTCCCAGCGCCGGAGGAGGGATGACGCCGGCTGTTTCGGTGGCAAGAAGGCCAAAG AGGAGTGGTTTCACCAAG GGAAGAAGGATGGTGACATGGACCGGAACTTTGACACGCTGGACCTTCCCAAGCGAACCGAGGCTGCCAAAG GCTTTGAGCTGCTGTATCAGCCCGAGGTGGTAcgtctctacctctccctcctcACGGAGAGCCGGAACTTTAACACCCTGGAGGCTGCTGCTGGCGCCCTACAGAACCTCAGCGCTGGCAACTGGATG TGGGCCACCTACATCCGTGCCACGGTGCGCAAGGAACGTGGCCTTCCGGTGCTCGTGGAGCTGCTGCAGTCCGAGACTGACAAGGTGGTGCGTGCTGTCGCCATCGCCCTACGCAACCTTTCCCTGGACCGGCGCAACAAGGACCTCATTG GGAGCTACGCCATGGCGGAGCTGGTGCGGAATGTGCGCAACGCACAGACTCCGCCACGACCGGGTGCCCGCCTGGAGGAGGACACGGTGGTGGCCGTGCTCAACACCATCCATGAGATCGTGTCCGACAGCCTGGACAATGCGCGCTCACTGCTACAGGCCCGAGGGGTGCCAGCGCTGGTAGCACTTGGCGCTGCCAG CCAATCGGTGCGCGAAGCGAAGGCTGCCTCCCACGTGCTGCAGACTGTGTGGAGCTACAAGGAGCTGCGCGGTGCCCTACAGAAGGATGGCTGGACAAAGGCACGCTTCCAG TCAGCCACTGCTACTGCTAAGGGACCCAAAGGAGCACCAAGTCCTGGAGGCTTTGACGACAGCACCCTGCCACTGGTGGACAAGAGCTTTG ATGGTGAGAAGCCAGGCAGCCGGGACGTGATCCCCATGGAGGCACTTGGCCCAG aCGGATACTCCACTGTGGACCGGAGGGAGCGGAGGGCTCGAGGTAGTGACCCTGCAGGGGAAGCCTCTGAGAAGGAACCGTTGAAA CCCGACCCCAGCAGGAAGGTTCCTCCTGGGCCCAGCAGGCCCGCAGTCAGGCTGGTGGACGCCGTGGGGGACGCTAAGCCTCAGCCCGTTGACTCCTGGGTCTAG